In one window of Hymenobacter nivis DNA:
- a CDS encoding PQQ-dependent sugar dehydrogenase codes for MASKDGKTIFVTVGSGSNVQEHGPENEVRRANILEINSDGSGEKIFASSLRNPIGLAYYPGTSTLWAAVNERYELGDELVPDYITSVQQGGFYGRPYSYYGQNVDPHRKDEHPELAQKALVPDVPMGPHVAALGLTFYDQKALPARYRNEAFVGEHGSWNRAAYSGYKVASVPFKDGKPAGKPEDFLIGSLVGGGSDKAYGRPWAW; via the coding sequence CTGGCCAGCAAGGACGGCAAAACGATTTTCGTAACCGTGGGTTCGGGCTCGAACGTGCAGGAGCACGGCCCCGAGAACGAGGTGCGCCGGGCCAATATTCTGGAAATTAACTCCGACGGCTCGGGTGAGAAAATATTTGCCAGCAGCCTGCGCAATCCCATCGGCCTGGCTTACTACCCCGGCACGTCCACGCTGTGGGCGGCCGTGAACGAGCGCTACGAGCTGGGCGACGAGCTGGTGCCGGATTACATCACGAGCGTGCAGCAGGGCGGCTTTTACGGCCGGCCCTACTCGTACTACGGCCAGAACGTGGACCCCCACCGCAAGGATGAGCACCCCGAGCTGGCGCAGAAAGCCCTGGTGCCCGACGTGCCCATGGGGCCCCACGTAGCGGCCCTGGGTCTTACGTTCTACGATCAGAAAGCCTTACCCGCCAGGTACCGCAACGAGGCCTTCGTGGGTGAGCACGGCTCCTGGAACCGCGCCGCTTACTCAGGCTACAAAGTGGCATCCGTACCCTTCAAAGATGGCAAACCGGCCGGCAAGCCTGAGGATTTCCTTATCGGCTCCCTCGTCGGCGGTGGCTCCGACAAGGCCTACGGCCGCCCGTGGGCGTGGTAA